The window GCAGCCCTTGTCGTTTCGTTCACCGCATGCCGGAATACCGGCTACGGCGACTTCGATTATGTCTATCCCGCCGAACTCGGCTCGGGCATCATCCGCGGCACGATCACCCGGACGCCGGGCCTTTCGATTCGCGCCGCCGTCCCTGTGCCGGTCGCAGGAGCAGAAGTCTGGCTCGAGGAGTTTCCGTCACTCAAGGCCGTCTCCGACGCTCAGGGCAATTACCGCATCAACGGCGTACCCGCCGGAACCTTCCGTGTGGTCGCAAAATACAAAGACAATGTGACCGTCTATAAAATGCGCTCGACGTCGAACACCCTCGTCGAGAAGGATGATAAGGTCGTCGACCTTGGCCTGCTCACGGCGACGAACATCGTCCGCGGCGTCATGACTGACGAAAACGGCGCCCTCCTCCCCCAGGGCACCCCCGTCTACCTCTGGGGCGAGGTATTTTATATCGGCCAGAATGGTTCCTTCGAGACCCCTCCCCTTCCGACGTTCGAGGGCTTGAACTCGATCTTCGATCTCGTCCTCAATCCCGGCCAGGCGAACCAGTTCAACATCCCCGTCTCCTTCGTCTCGGCCGAGCGCCCGCTTGAAGTGATCATCACCGTTCCCACGAGCGGCGGGTCCTCCGCATCGGCGATGCCGACCGTTCTTCTCGTCGCGATGAAGGATAACGCGATCAGAACGACCGCCTCACCGAATGAGCAACTCACCGTCACCGGCGTCATCACGCCCGCCGACACGTCGAACGACAATCTCGTCTGGTCTGCCACCCGCGGCACGTTCGGTAACGACACCCAGACCGACGGCGGGAAGCGGATCCGCACATGGACCGCCCCCGACACGGCCGGGATCGCGACGCTCAGCCTCCGCATCACCGCCGCGAACGGCAAAATCGCCACTGCCAGCCTCCCGATCCTGGTCGGCGCCAACGTCACCTACACCGTCACCTACAACGGAAACGGCAGCACCGGCGGTACCGTTCCGGTCGACGGCTCGACCTACGCCAACGGCGCGAATGTCACCGTTCTGGGAAACACCGGAAATCTCGTGAAAACCGGCTTCACCTTCGCCGGCTGGAACACCAGCGCCGACGGCACCGGCACCGACCGGGCCGCCGCCTCGACCTTCGCCATGGGCAACGCCAACGTGACGTTATATGCCAAGTGGACAGCCAACCAGTCCTATACCGTTACGTATAACGGCAACGGCAACACCGGCGGTACCGTGCCGGTCGACGGCTCGACCTACGCCAACGGCGCGAATGTCACCGTTCTGGGAAACACCGGAAATCTCGTGAAAACCGGCTTCACCTTCGCCGGCTGGAACACCAGCGCCGACGGCACCGGCACAGACCGAGCCGCCGCATCGACCTTCGCCATGGGCAACGCCAACGTGACATTGTATGCCAAGTGGACGGCCAACCCGACCTTCACCGTCACCTACAATGGCAACGGTAACACCGGCGGTACCATGCCGACCGACAACAGCGCCTACGAGAGCGGCGCGAATGTCACCGTCCTGGGAAACACCGGCAATCTCGTCAAGAACGGCGCCAGTCCGCTCGGCTGGAATACGCAGGCGAACGGCGCCGGAACGTTCTACCCGTTTGGCGGCACTTTCTCGATGGGCACGGCCGATGTCACCTTGTATGCGGTGTGGCCGACAACGTCGGTCGATAGCCTGCCATTCTCGCTGGTCGTGAAGTGGACGAATCCTGAAGCAGCCAATTACCAGTTCAAGGTCGTGAAGTCGATGGTCACGACGACGATCGACACCTTCGGGGAAGTTGATGCGCTGGCCGGGGCTGATGTCGTTCTCGACTGGACGACGAACGTCACGCAGGCCACCGTGCTCGGCCTAAAGTCGAATACGACGTATTACTTCGCGATCGCCGCCAAGAAAGGGGCGTTCCAGTATCTCTATCCCATGTTGTCACCAAAAACGACGAATATCCTGTATCCGAACGTCGTCAGCCTGGCCAACGGCGATCTGATGTTTGCCTACAAAGATGCCGCCAGCAACCTGGGCAAGGTCATGGTCTGTGGCACCGATGGCGTCGTAAAGGTGCCGCCGAGGAATTTCTTTCCCAATAACTTTACCGTGGCCGACACATTCAATACAAAGTATGATCTGGTGGTCAATGACGCAGGCACGGTCTACATAGGCCACGCCACCAACGACGGAGTCAAGGGTTATTACTACACGCGAGTCAACAGTGACGGGTCCTGGGTTGGCAGCGCCATTGTCGCGGACAACTACACCGCCTTCATCTTGGGGCCGGAACTGGCGATCAACGGCAACGGTCTGTTCCACTACACTGCCGGCGACTGGAGTCTGAGCAATCAAGGGTCACGATATGGACTGGTCAAGATCAGCGACAACTCTATTGTAAAGGGCCTGACGACGGTCAATTTCGGCGGTGGAGGTAACGAGATTCGGGGCCTCGCCGTCTGCGGCGTTGGCACCGACAAGTTCATGGCCTTCGATTGCGCGAACCAGGGCAGCCTCGACCTCTACTACAGCGTCTACGACAACGTCGGCACGGTCACCAAGGCGCGGGCGAAGATCGGCAACATCCAGTCGGCCAACATTGCCGCGCTGAAGTTGAGCAACAACAACGCCATGGTCGCCTATCAGGACGCCACCGTGAATAAAGGCACGGTCCGGGTCTACGACGATGCCGGCACGCTGGTGAACGGGCCGGTGATCTTCGGCGTCGTGGCGTACAGTTGGCGGATGCCCATGGTCAACACCGACGACAATCGCGTTCTGATCGCCTACGGCGATGGCTCGGACGGCAACAAAGCCAAATACGTTGTTCTCGAAACCGACGGCAGCGTGTCGGTCCCCGCCACGGCGCTTCCTGCCGGGGCCGCATTTCCGATCGGTGCCACCAACGTCACGACCGAGAACAAGATCGCCATTGTCTACAGGAGCGCCGCGAGTGACGTCTACTGGTATGATCTCCTGAACGGCTACTGAGGAACAACCAGACAACCGGGTTCGGCGAATGTCCGAGCCCGGTTTTTTCATGGTTCTCGCCTCATATCCTCACGCCGTTCTATATTTTTTGCTATATATGCCATGAGGAGTCTGCGGGAATGAAGCATCTGAAACTTCTCTTTGAAAACAATACTCATTGGGTCAAGAAGGTCGAGCGTGAAACCCCGGGGTTTTTCCGGAAACTGTCGGCGATTCACGAGCCGAAATACCTGTGGATCGGGTGTTCGGACAGCCGGGTGCCGGCGAACGAGATCGTGGGGCTGCTTCCCGGGGAGTTGTTCGTACACCGGAATATCGCGAACCAGGTCATTCACACCGATATCAACTGCCTGTCCGTGATCCAGTATGCCGT of the Candidatus Ozemobacteraceae bacterium genome contains:
- a CDS encoding InlB B-repeat-containing protein, encoding MRNLVPRVLLGLLLAALVVSFTACRNTGYGDFDYVYPAELGSGIIRGTITRTPGLSIRAAVPVPVAGAEVWLEEFPSLKAVSDAQGNYRINGVPAGTFRVVAKYKDNVTVYKMRSTSNTLVEKDDKVVDLGLLTATNIVRGVMTDENGALLPQGTPVYLWGEVFYIGQNGSFETPPLPTFEGLNSIFDLVLNPGQANQFNIPVSFVSAERPLEVIITVPTSGGSSASAMPTVLLVAMKDNAIRTTASPNEQLTVTGVITPADTSNDNLVWSATRGTFGNDTQTDGGKRIRTWTAPDTAGIATLSLRITAANGKIATASLPILVGANVTYTVTYNGNGSTGGTVPVDGSTYANGANVTVLGNTGNLVKTGFTFAGWNTSADGTGTDRAAASTFAMGNANVTLYAKWTANQSYTVTYNGNGNTGGTVPVDGSTYANGANVTVLGNTGNLVKTGFTFAGWNTSADGTGTDRAAASTFAMGNANVTLYAKWTANPTFTVTYNGNGNTGGTMPTDNSAYESGANVTVLGNTGNLVKNGASPLGWNTQANGAGTFYPFGGTFSMGTADVTLYAVWPTTSVDSLPFSLVVKWTNPEAANYQFKVVKSMVTTTIDTFGEVDALAGADVVLDWTTNVTQATVLGLKSNTTYYFAIAAKKGAFQYLYPMLSPKTTNILYPNVVSLANGDLMFAYKDAASNLGKVMVCGTDGVVKVPPRNFFPNNFTVADTFNTKYDLVVNDAGTVYIGHATNDGVKGYYYTRVNSDGSWVGSAIVADNYTAFILGPELAINGNGLFHYTAGDWSLSNQGSRYGLVKISDNSIVKGLTTVNFGGGGNEIRGLAVCGVGTDKFMAFDCANQGSLDLYYSVYDNVGTVTKARAKIGNIQSANIAALKLSNNNAMVAYQDATVNKGTVRVYDDAGTLVNGPVIFGVVAYSWRMPMVNTDDNRVLIAYGDGSDGNKAKYVVLETDGSVSVPATALPAGAAFPIGATNVTTENKIAIVYRSAASDVYWYDLLNGY